Part of the Numida meleagris isolate 19003 breed g44 Domestic line chromosome 26, NumMel1.0, whole genome shotgun sequence genome is shown below.
TCTCCTCAGAGCTATCATTTAGAGAAGGAAGCTTGCGTCAAAGCATAAAAGGAATCTCCCTGTTTACTAATGCCCTGCTGAGCTGTCCCTCCAGCAGATAACATGGTGGCTGGATATTTGGAGCCTGCTGCACAATGGCCAGTGACTGTCACATTAGGGAGAGAGGAACGGAGTGGAAAGAACCATGCGGCATGTCTGTAAGGAAGAGAAGCCTTATGTGCTTGGCTGTGGATTGCAGTGCTGTGAGGAGATGGTTTGCTTCCACCTAAGTAAGCTGCCAACCATTCCTCCTCCGGAGACTCCCAAGTCATGCCCTGTCCACTGACTGAACACAACTGATCCAGCACTCACTGCACCAATTCTGTTGATGTTGATGTTGTTGTACTGGCGTAATCCTTGGGTCACTCACACCAACAACTGTAAGAAGTTGTCTTGGCAAAATAGTCATGCcagaaatgaggaaatgaaaaggcAGAGTTGAGGGAGATAAAACCACAACCTGCACTATTAGGAAGGATTATTTGCATTTGAGGTGAGTCTCTTGGAAAATTACTGCCCGTGTGGAGTGACTGTGGGCTTGAGGCAGTGGTGGAATAGTATAAAAGCGTGTCCGTCTCCTCATTCTCTCATCCACTCCTCTTGCTTCCATCTCCCTGGGAACGAGGTGAGTCTGAAGCCCTTCCAACTTCCCCCCCCCATCCTTTGCAATTTTTCTGCACGTGCAAGTGACTTTATCCCAGGCAGGGACTAGGTAGGCATCTGATGCACATTTGGCAGTACCACTGGTATCAAAGGGAAGTAGATAACTGCAAGGTTCCTTACACAGCCTCCAAATCCCCAGCCAGCATTGTGTCTTGGCTCTCTCATGCTGGGGTGGCAGGCTGCTCCTCTCTCACTTCTGTGCTCCTCCTGACCCTCCCTCCCAACAGGTGCCCCTCCAGACACAAGACATGTCCTGCTACGACCAGTGCCTGCCACGCCTGCCATGCCAGCCCTGTGGCCCAACCCCGCTGGCCAACAGCTGCAACGAGCCCTGTGTCAGGCAGTGCCAGGACTCCAACGTCTTCATCCAGCCCTCTCCCGTGGTGGTGACCCTGCCCGgacccatcctcagctccttcccgcAGAACACCGCCGTGGGATCCTCCACCTCCGCTGCCgttggcagcatcctcagctctgagGGTGTGCCCATCTCCTCTGGAGGCTTTGGCCTCTCCGGCTTCGGCAGCCGCTACAGTGGCAGGAGGTGCCTCCCCTGCTAGATCTGCTGGTGATGGCCCTGGGGAAAGACCCCAGAGACCCAGGAGGTGGAAGGAGAACTGAGACAGAGCACTGGGACTCAGTCTGCAGTCTCAGAAGACATGGCCCATTTCTGCCTTTCCCCTTTCACACTCTCTCTTTTCCatcctgtgccactgctgctcaCCATGTGCTCCCCTGGACATTCAGTCCCACAAAGCCAGCTCAGGGAGGGCCTGCTGGCCCTTCTCATTCTGTGGAAAGGGCAAATGGACAGCTGGCAGCATGTCCACCATGGCCATGCAGTGCAGACTGTCAATTGTCCCTAATGTTTTCTGCACCAGAGCCTCCCCTCCCAGTGATCTCATTTCCCTCTTTTGACTCATTAAAGTTTTGCTGCATCCCAGCCTTTGCCTCTGTGTTATCCTTTCTCTTTGGGCACTCCAGGTTCCAGCTACCAGGAGGAAAGCAGTTGCTCTGTTAATGTCAGTGGGTGTGTGGGTCACACCAGGACCATTCCACTTTTCCAAAGGGTGGGCAGAGTGAGACATTGTGCAGTGGGTCCCCTTGGGAAAGCACTGTCACTCCCATATGTGGGTGTTGTTCTACAGTTCCACAGTGTCCCTGGCCTTCAGTCCCAGCTTTGCTGCCTCTCTGTTCTGATGTGTCCTCTCAGCCACAGCGCACATCTTGCTTAGGCACTGCTGGCCTTGATTAAGCAATCAGTTCTGCTGGATGCTGTGGAGGTTAGCAGCCCCACAAACACTTGGGGATGGGAGGAAACTGAGTTTGTCTTCTTCCAtatgctgctctgctttttggGTACACATGGTTCAGCTTTCTTGTCAAAGAAGCTAGAAGAGTACATGAATTATCTTGAATTCACAACTATACAAACCCCTGATTGGGGGGCAGCCTCATCACTATCCCCATGTTTGGAAAGCAGTACATGCTATTCAACATTCCAGGGTTTGCCAGTATACACTGTCAGCAAGCGaggagctgcttttccttctgtttgtctattcttcaagaaaaaagaagaggtcTAGATAAATCAATTCAAGTTAACACTGGCTAGCATGGTGTCAGATAGCAAAAAAGGCTTTTTCAAGTATGTCAACAGCAAGAGGAAGTTAAGGAAAACACTGGATTGATACTTGTTGCATACAGTCACCTAACAAGTAAGGATGAGGAAAAGACAGAGgcatttaatgctttttttattgTCTCAGCTTTTAATAGCAATGACAGACCTTGTGCTGCCCAGTCCTCAGAGTTGGAGGACCATGATTGGTGGAGCAACAACGTTCTATCTATGCTCACCAGAACTGCAAGGAAACAGTTGCATCAGCTCAACATTTGTAAGCCCATGGATCCTGATGTGTTTTATCCTAGAGTACTGAAGGAATTAGCAGACGTTACAGCTGAATCCCTCTCAAGAATTTACCAAAGGCTGTAGGAGTCTGCGGAGGTCTGTCATGACAGGGAGACAATGTTATATCAATCTACAAGAAGACCcaggaaaatgcagaactgtGACTCTAACCTTGGTCTCTGGAAGAGCTATAGAAAAGATTATCCTGAGGGTTACTGAATGACAGTTAAAGAACAAAGTTATTATCAAACATAGTCAATATGTGTTCATGAAGGGGAAGTCCTGCCTTGCTAATTTGATCTCCTTCTACAAAAAAGTCACCTTCTGGGTGAATGAAGGGAAGGCAGTGGACgtaatctttctggattttagTGCAGCCATTGATACTGTCCCTCacagtttccttctgaaaaaaattgtccAACTCTAAAATAAAGAGGTTCACACTATGCTGGATGATGGACTGGCTCAACAGCAGAGCTCAAAACATCACAGTGAATGGGGCTACATCTGGCTTGTAGTTGGTCACTAGCGGGGTTCCCCAGGGCTCAATTTGAGGGCCAATCccactgaatatttttatcagCAATCTGGATGCAGGAGTAgaatgcatcctcagcaagtttcctGACGATATTAAACTGGGGGGTGCTCTAGACTCCCTGGAGAGATAAGAGGCCTTACAGAGGAATCTGGATATATTAGAGAATTGCATAATCATCAATggcatgaagttcagcaaaggtTGATGCTGGATTCTGCACATGGGACAGAGCAATGACAGACACAGGTACAGACTGAGAGATGAGTGACTAGAGAGCAACTCAGCAGAAAGGGATCTGGTCATGCTGCTCAGCAGTAGGTACAGCATGAGCTAGCATTatgccctggcagccaagaCAGCAAACAACATACTGGAATGCATTCAACCATGGGTGTCCAATCTTTTGGCTTTCCTGGTCCACACTGAGTGAATAGGAATTATCTGGGGccacatacaaaatatataatatagtaaatatatataagtaacaaaactttttttaaaattaaaatgtaaagaaagagagcaacaaaaacaaaatactacCAAGGTTCCAGTGCCCCATCTGCAACCTCGTGCTGTGATGCTC
Proteins encoded:
- the LOC110388588 gene encoding feather keratin 1-like, with amino-acid sequence MSCYDQCLPRLPCQPCGPTPLANSCNEPCVRQCQDSNVFIQPSPVVVTLPGPILSSFPQNTAVGSSTSAAVGSILSSEGVPISSGGFGLSGFGSRYSGRRCLPC